From a region of the Blastopirellula marina genome:
- a CDS encoding (5-formylfuran-3-yl)methyl phosphate synthase has product MQLLVSVRSVEEANLAGKLGVDLLDLKEPHLGSLGATSPGIWQAVVGKWHTQTRVSLALGELPQASSIDQVPRRTDSVKIGLAGCGCLPNWREKLAALFDQLPSGVQRVAVHYADTHLANSPPLDDVMRVAQELNCQTFLVDTYDKSAGDVFHHMSITQLKNLRSQLTVAGLQFALAGSLQSQHLPAVAKIQPDIVAVRGVVCHRDRTGEIDAAMLQTFRQQLKLAFQLDRHKVLSSS; this is encoded by the coding sequence ATGCAATTACTGGTCAGCGTACGTAGCGTCGAAGAAGCCAATCTCGCCGGCAAATTGGGGGTTGATCTTCTTGATCTGAAGGAACCACACCTCGGTTCCCTGGGAGCGACCTCCCCAGGAATTTGGCAGGCCGTCGTTGGCAAGTGGCACACGCAAACCCGGGTCAGCCTGGCCCTGGGAGAACTGCCGCAAGCATCGTCCATCGATCAGGTTCCGCGCAGGACAGATAGCGTAAAGATCGGTCTCGCCGGATGCGGCTGCCTACCTAACTGGCGAGAAAAACTCGCTGCTCTCTTCGATCAGCTTCCCAGTGGGGTACAGCGCGTCGCCGTGCACTACGCCGACACGCACCTGGCGAACTCGCCCCCTTTAGATGATGTAATGCGTGTGGCCCAGGAACTCAATTGCCAAACTTTCTTGGTCGATACCTACGACAAGTCGGCAGGGGATGTTTTCCACCACATGTCCATAACGCAGCTAAAGAATCTGCGGAGTCAACTCACGGTTGCAGGGCTTCAATTTGCGCTTGCTGGTTCTCTCCAAAGTCAACACTTACCAGCAGTGGCGAAAATCCAACCAGACATCGTGGCAGTAAGGGGCGTCGTTTGTCATCGTGATCGAACCGGGGAAATCGATGCGGCGATGCTTCAGACGTTTCGCCAGCAGTTGAAACTCGCTTTCCAACTCGACAGGCACAAAGTTCTTTCCAGCAGCTAA